Proteins encoded by one window of Sediminicoccus rosea:
- a CDS encoding stimulus-sensing domain-containing protein: protein MPEAPLLKPEDGAAEPDRRRRWVSPLLRRILLVNALPPALLAAALLYLDQYQNGLLAAEVEAMRTQARIYAGGIAEAAVRIQDDRAVLVPEVARPLLRRLVEPSPNTQARLFDTAGLVVADSRVREAAGGAVVTEPLPAPAPRGAISDTVSGLYERVLGLLPRQALNPVVLDTTPDAQSFDWQPDLGPERQAELRLALEGGVTPYIRRTPDGRLLVSVAEPARRGAQAVGIVLLTREAREVDARLFEIRASVLGLFVLALILTVAVSLYLARTLASPILQLAGAAAEMRQGKGRTGSVPERLLERQDEIGILSRDLQAAARALWARIDANERFAADVAHELKNPLTSVRSAIETLRRVEDPAQQKRLLGIIANDAVRMDRLIGDIADSSRVDAELSRTVAEPVDIGPILAVLVELHNTTRTPRDPEMALEAPDKLVAMGVEDRLVQVFRNLLGNAVSFSPDHGHVWLRAREAGTEVEITVEDEGPGIPDAKLEGIFDRFYSERPRGERFGQHSGLGLSISKQIIEGLRGRISAENRRDAAGKVLGARFVVRLPKA from the coding sequence ATGCCTGAAGCCCCCCTGCTCAAGCCCGAGGACGGCGCGGCCGAGCCCGACCGCCGGCGCCGCTGGGTCTCGCCGCTGCTGCGCCGCATCCTGCTGGTGAACGCGCTGCCGCCCGCGCTGCTGGCTGCCGCGCTCCTCTACCTTGACCAGTACCAGAACGGCCTGCTCGCCGCCGAGGTCGAGGCCATGCGGACCCAGGCGCGCATCTATGCGGGCGGCATCGCCGAAGCCGCGGTCCGCATCCAGGATGACCGCGCCGTGCTGGTGCCCGAGGTCGCGCGCCCGCTGCTGCGCCGGCTGGTCGAGCCCTCGCCCAACACCCAGGCGCGGCTGTTCGACACGGCCGGCCTCGTCGTCGCCGACAGCCGCGTGCGCGAGGCCGCGGGCGGCGCCGTGGTGACCGAGCCCTTGCCCGCGCCCGCCCCGCGCGGTGCCATCTCCGACACCGTCTCCGGCCTCTATGAGCGCGTGCTGGGCCTGCTGCCGCGCCAGGCGCTGAACCCCGTGGTGCTTGACACCACGCCCGATGCGCAGAGCTTCGACTGGCAGCCCGATCTCGGCCCCGAGCGGCAGGCGGAGCTGCGCCTGGCGCTGGAGGGCGGCGTCACGCCCTATATCCGCCGCACGCCGGATGGCCGCCTGCTGGTCAGCGTGGCCGAGCCCGCGCGGCGCGGCGCCCAGGCCGTCGGCATCGTGCTGCTGACGCGCGAGGCACGGGAGGTGGATGCGCGGCTGTTCGAGATCCGCGCCAGCGTGCTTGGCCTCTTCGTGCTGGCGCTCATCCTCACCGTCGCCGTCTCGCTCTACCTGGCGCGCACGCTGGCCAGCCCGATCCTGCAGCTCGCCGGTGCGGCGGCCGAGATGCGCCAGGGCAAGGGCCGCACCGGCAGCGTGCCCGAGCGCCTGCTCGAGCGGCAGGATGAGATTGGCATCCTCTCGCGCGATCTCCAGGCCGCCGCCCGCGCGCTCTGGGCCCGGATCGACGCCAATGAGCGCTTTGCCGCCGATGTGGCGCATGAACTCAAGAACCCGCTGACCAGCGTGCGCAGCGCGATCGAGACGCTGCGCCGCGTGGAGGACCCGGCGCAGCAGAAGCGGCTGCTCGGCATCATCGCCAATGACGCGGTGCGGATGGACCGGCTGATCGGCGACATCGCGGATTCGTCCCGCGTGGATGCGGAGCTCTCCCGCACCGTGGCGGAGCCGGTGGACATCGGCCCGATCCTCGCCGTGCTGGTCGAGCTGCACAACACGACGCGCACGCCGCGCGACCCGGAGATGGCCCTGGAGGCGCCCGACAAGCTGGTGGCCATGGGCGTGGAGGACCGCCTGGTGCAGGTGTTCCGCAACCTGCTGGGCAATGCCGTCTCCTTCAGCCCGGATCACGGCCATGTCTGGCTGCGCGCGCGCGAGGCGGGGACGGAGGTGGAGATCACCGTCGAGGATGAGGGGCCGGGCATCCCGGACGCCAAGCTCGAAGGCATCTTCGACCGTTTCTACTCCGAGCGCCCGCGCGGCGAACGCTTCGGCCAGCATTCGGGGCTCGGCCTCTCCATCTCCAAGCAGATCATCGAGGGGCTGCGCGGCCGCATCAGCGCCGAGAACCGGCGTGATGCGGCGGGGAAGGTGCTGGGGGCGCGGTTCGTCGTGCGGCTGCCGAAGGCTTAG
- a CDS encoding CcdB family protein, whose translation MARFDVFRRPRGAPGYLVQVQSDFLDRLETRVVAPLLPPDAVPGPIRDLHPRFDIEGRPFLMATQLLGAIPRRELGPPVGSLAAHQDEITRALDVLVTGF comes from the coding sequence GTGGCGCGCTTCGACGTCTTCCGCCGCCCGCGCGGCGCCCCGGGCTACCTCGTGCAGGTCCAGAGCGACTTCCTGGACCGGCTGGAGACCCGCGTCGTGGCGCCCCTCCTGCCGCCCGACGCCGTGCCCGGCCCCATCCGGGACCTGCACCCGCGCTTCGACATCGAGGGCCGGCCCTTCCTCATGGCCACGCAGCTCCTCGGTGCCATTCCCCGGCGTGAGCTTGGCCCGCCGGTCGGCTCCCTCGCCGCCCACCAGGATGAGATCACCCGCGCGCTCGACGTGCTGGTCACGGGGTTCTGA